Proteins encoded together in one Musa acuminata AAA Group cultivar baxijiao chromosome BXJ3-6, Cavendish_Baxijiao_AAA, whole genome shotgun sequence window:
- the LOC135641036 gene encoding protein CANDIDATE G-PROTEIN COUPLED RECEPTOR 7-like, whose protein sequence is MGGSAAPLAVFALLLALISPSSAEIKALKITSDSRPLILLEEFGFAPSGGVFIALSAVSFSSSAASPDLFGFFLLSDASLLQSIHDSEQPHQNPAPVPSCALQSPYVRPLFTFARLSRAHSFNDTFLITHPDEYGLFFANCAPGAVVSMSVHTGMYNSRSDGTPDYLSVGQSAVPSLYTFFAVAYFAALAAWIYICFRNRLDAHRIHLLMAGLLLAKALDLLFAAEDLHYTRTTGTPHGWDVAFYVFKFVKGVLFFTVIVLIGTGWSFLKPFLQDREKKVLMIVIPLQVLANIASAVIGETGPFIQGWVTWNQVFLLIDIACCCAIIFPIIWSIRTLKETSKTDGKAARTLAKLSLFRQFYMAVIGYLYFTRIVVYALKTIASYKYRWVSVAAEETVSFAFYVVMFYMFRPKERNEYFALDDEEEQAAEAALREEEFEL, encoded by the coding sequence CCCTCTTCGGCGGAGATCAAAGCCCTAAAGATCACCTCCGACTCCCGCCCCCTCATCCTCTTGGAGGAGTTCGGCTTCGCCCCGTCCGGTGGCGTCTTCATCGCCCTCTCCGCCGTCTCTTTCTCGTCCTCCGCCGCCTCCCCGGACCTCTTcggcttcttcctcctctccgacGCTAGCCTCCTCCAGTCCATCCACGACTCGGAGCAGCCCCACCAGAACCCCGCCCCCGTCCCCAGTTGCGCCCTCCAGAGCCCTTATGTCCGCCCGCTGTTCACCTTCGCCAGACTCTCCCGTGCCCACTCTTTCAACGATACCTTTCTCATCACCCACCCCGACGAGTACGGCCTTTTCTTCGCCAACTGCGCCCCCGGCGCAGTCGTCTCCATGTCGGTCCACACCGGGATGTACAACTCCCGCTCTGACGGCACCCCCGACTATCTCTCCGTCGGCCAGTCCGCTGTCCCCTCCCTCTACACCTTCTTCGCCGTCGCCTATTTCGCTGCCCTCGCTGCCTGGATCTACATCTGCTTCCGGAACCGACTTGACGCCCACCGGATCCACCTTCTCATGGCCGGCCTCCTGCTCGCGAAGGCCCTCGACCTCCTCTTCGCCGCCGAGGACCTGCACTACACACGCACCACCGGCACGCCTCACGGCTGGGACGTCGCTTTCTACGTCTTCAAGTTCGTAAAAGGCGTCCTCTTCTTCACCGTCATCGTCCTCATTGGCACCGGATGGTCCTTCCTGAAGCCCTTCCTCCAGGACCGCGAGAAGAAGGTGCTCATGATCGTGATCCCCCTTCAGGTCCTTGCGAACATTGCCTCCGCCGTGATCGGCGAGACCGGGCCATTCATCCAGGGTTGGGTGACATGGAACCAGGTCTTCCTTTTGATCGACATCGCCTGCTGCTGTGCTATCATATTCCCGATCATCTGGTCGATAAGAACCCTGAAGGAGACTTCCAAGACTGATGGCAAGGCCGCAAGGACTCTCGCCAAGCTCTCTCTTTTTCGGCAATTTTACATGGCCGTGATTGGATACTTGTACTTCACAAGGATCGTGGTGTATGCTTTGAAGACGATCGCATCCTACAAGTATCGGTGGGTGAGCGTGGCGGCAGAGGAGACTGTGAGCTTTGCTTTTTATGTCGTCATGTTTTATATGTTCAGGCCAAAGGAGAGGAACGAGTACTTTGCgcttgatgatgaggaagagcagGCTGCTGAAGCTGCACTGCGGGAAGAGGAATTCGAGCTTTGA
- the LOC135641035 gene encoding uncharacterized protein At1g24485-like, translated as MAAHLFPFHPCLLCLFFFFFILFLGADATSGFISIDCGASDSYTDADGIHWESDRAYISNGESRAVQSTESMATPLTTLRVFSSRKKNCYPILLPDARRILARVSFHYGNYDKKAAPPTFELQFDGNSWATVVTRMDGAVYFEAVYDVRMGRTSICVAQTIPKQLPFVSSIEVRQLENSMYDGEPTFAFFLLRRWSFGATDSVRYPDDNYDRIWVPAADSAGVTSLSSDTTIMDTSNSTEHPPKAVLLNAFTTTDPSADLSLTFADLVPAATIPVYINLYFAEMTSLSSSDVRSFRIDMDGKTSDPIVPPYQKVLEFSFADRGVTASSQMALRATADATLPPIISAMEIFTGSSLSNGTAESDAKALTILQLQFKALSDWNGDPCLPANYSWDWVGCSSDPVPRIIALYLAGYGLAGDLPDFSDLSSLQTIDMHNNSITGEILDFLGRLPNLIQLNLADNKLSGAIPSSLTSNNRIKLVTSGNPDLCSPDQTCDTSKGSSSAGAKKKSSKLGLILGVAVPVFFVALVATAVTFFLRSRRRAPPVAAENPGHVNSYGKPGETAEGQGQGAIKGNGHGMFGAQHGRMVQTPGVQFIGADKPRVAPRNAPVAAQFPAAAGEYPAGSEEVVEEQPMIVEAAYEEQRWGEEMVDVEMHDEEH; from the exons ATGGCTGCCCACCTCTTTCCTTTTCATCCATGTCTCctctgcctcttcttcttcttcttcatcctctttctTGGAGCTGATGCAACTTCAG GCTTCATCAGCATCGACTGCGGTGCTTCAGATTCCTACACGGACGCCGACGGCATCCACTGGGAGAGCGACAGGGCATACATTTCCAATGGCGAGAGCCGAGCAGTGCAGAGCACCGAATCCATGGCCACGCCGCTGACAACGCTCCGTGTGTTCTCGTCGAGGAAGAAGAACTGTTACCCGATCCTTCTCCCCGATGCCCGACGCATCCTCGCCAGAGTCAGCTTTCACTACGGCAACTACGACAAGAAGGCGGCGCCGCCGACGTTCGAGCTCCAGTTCGACGGCAACAGCTGGGCCACGGTCGTCACCCGGATGGATGGCGCTGTCTACTTCGAAGCCGTGTACGATGTGCGCATGGGCAGGACCAGCATATGCGTCGCTCAGACCATCCCCAAGCAGCTGCCCTTCGTGTCGTCGATCGAAGTTAGGCAGCTGGAGAACTCCATGTACGACGGCGAACCCACCTTCGCCTTCTTCCTCCTCAGAAGGTGGTCGTTCGGAGCTACTGACAGCGTCAG GTACCCTGACGACAACTACGATCGAATCTGGGTTCCTGCCGCTGATTCTGCAGGAGTAACCTCACTATCCAGCGACACAACCATCATGGACACCTCAAATTCGACCGAGCATCCTCCAAAAGCTGTGTTGCTCAACGCTTTCACGACGACAGATCCATCCGCCGACTTGAGTTTGACGTTCGCTGATCTTGTTCCAGCAGCCACCATTCCGGTCTACATCAACCTCTACTTTGCTGAAATGACTTCGTTGAGTTCTTCTGATGTGAGATCGTTCCGGATTGACATGGATGGAAAGACATCAGATCCGATCGTTCCGCCTTACCAAAAGGTGTTGGAGTTTTCGTTCGCCGATCGTGGCGTCACAGCTAGCAGTCAAATGGCGTTGCGAGCTACAGCCGACGCCACCCTTCCCCCCATCATCAGTGCCATGGAGATCTTCACCGGTAGCAGTCTCAGCAACGGAACAGCCGAATCCGACG CGAAGGCGTTGACAATTTTACAGCTACAGTTTAAGGCTCTCAGTGACTGGAATGGCGATCCTTGCCTCCCGGCAAACTACAGCTGGGATTGGGTTGGATGCAGTTCTGATCCAGTTCCACGAATCATTGCACT GTATCTTGCTGGGTATGGGCTTGCTGGAGATCTTCCAGACTTCAGTGACTTGAGCTCTCTGCAGACCAT AGATATGCACAACAACAGCATTACAGGAGAAATCCTTGACTTCCTGGGCAGGTTGCCCAACCTAATTCAGCT GAATCTGGCTGATAACAAGTTGAGCGGAGCGATCCCATCGTCTTTGACCTCAAACAACAGGATCAAGCTGGT GACTTCTGGAAATCCAGACTTGTGCTCTCCCGACCAGACCTGTGACACATCCAAAGGTTCAAGCTCTGCTGGTGCCAAAAAAAAGAGTAGCAAATTAGGGCTCATACTTGGAGTTGCGGTTCCAGTGTTCTTCGTCGCCCTTGTAGCCACAGCAGTCACGTTCTTCCTTCGTAGCAGGAGAAGAGCTCCACCTGTTGCAGCAGAAAATCCAG GGCATGTTAATTCATACGGTAAGCCGGGAGAAACAGCTGAAGGTCAGGGACAGGGTGCCATAAAAGGTAATGGCCATGGCATGTTTGGAGCTCAACATGGAAGAATGGTTCAAACACCTGGTGTTCAATTCATAGGAGCAGATAAACCGAGAGTGGCACCTAGAAATGCACCTGTTGCTGCCCAGTTCCCAGCTGCAGCTGGTGAGTATCCTGCGGGGAGCGAGGAAGTCGTGGAGGAGCAGCCAATGATAGTGGAAGCAGCATACGAGGAGCAGAGATGGGGTGAAGAAATGGTGGATGTGGAGATGCACGATGAAGAACACTAG
- the LOC135640291 gene encoding ABC transporter G family member 6-like, with protein MISLFDRRSSPMAEAEDIDRDGLLGHHSTRANANQDSGGGGKSITLGQLFKRVGDAHSGGGVTENDGYASPEHHVLELDEFAAGGGAGDHLASRPVPFVLAFTDLSYSVKKNRKMSLFRTNGLAVDPAAGLPPMEAISGTKTLLNSISGEAREGEIFAVLGASGSGKSTLIDALANRIVRESLQGSITLNGEKLEGRLLKVISAYVMQDDLLYPMLTVEETLMFSAEFRLPRSLSASKKKSRVQALIDQLGLRSAAKTIIGDEIHRGVSGGERRRVSIGIDIIHDPIILFLDEPTSGLDSTSAFMVVKVLQRIAHSGSIVIMSVHQPSYRILCLLDRLLFLSRGQTVYSGPPDGIPRFFADFGHPIPDNENPTEFALDLIRESEGTPDGAKPLVDFNKSRQNTQLALTTAEESSVSLKDAISASISRGKLVSGATDRTTSASSVQKHANPFWIEMAVLTKRSFTNTKRMPELFAIRLGAVLVTGFILATIFWRLDNSPKGVQERLGFFAIAMSTMFYTCADALPVFLQERNIFMRETAYNAYRRSSYVLSHAIVGFPPLILLSIAFALTTFFAVGLAGGTQGFLFFVLIVLASFWAGSGFVTFLSGVVTHVMLGYTVVVAILAYFLLFSGFFITRDRIHDYWIWFHYMSLVKYPYEAVMQNEFDDPHKCFARGVQMFDNTPLGGLPDAMKLNVLKSMSNSLGANITGTTCITTGTDILKQQSITQLDKWECLWVTVAWGFLFRFLFYIALLLGSRNKRR; from the coding sequence ATGATATCCTTGTTCGACCGGCGATCCTCCCCGATGGCAGAGGCCGAGGACATCGACCGTGACGGCCTGCTCGGCCACCACAGCACCCGAGCTAACGCTAACCAGGACTCCGGAGGCGGCGGCAAGTCCATCACCCTCGGGCAGCTCTTCAAGCGCGTCGGCGACGCACACAGCGGCGGTGGCGTCACCGAGAACGATGGCTACGCCTCCCCGGAGCACCATGTCCTCGAGCTCGATGAGTTCGCCGCCGGAGGTGGCGCCGGCGATCACTTGGCCTCCCGCCCTGTCCCTTTCGTGCTCGCCTTCACCGATCTCTCGTACAGCGTGAAGAAGAACCGGAAGATGTCGCTCTTCCGCACGAACGGCCTCGCCGTCGACCCCGCCGCCGGACTCCCGCCGATGGAGGCGATCTCTGGGACCAAGACGCTTTTGAATTCCATCTCTGGCGAGGCGAGGGAAGGGGAGATCTTCGCGGTGCTGGGGGCGAGTGGCTCCGGCAAGTCCACCCTGATCGACGCCCTCGCGAACCGCATCGTTCGGGAGAGCCTGCAGGGTTCCATCACCCTCAACGGAGAGAAGCTCGAGGGGCGGCTCCTCAAGGTGATCTCCGCCTATGTCATGCAGGACGACCTCCTGTACCCCATGCTCACCGTGGAAGAAACCTTGATGTTCTCTGCGGAGTTCCGGCTGCCGCGGTCGCTGTCCGCCTCGAAGAAGAAGAGCCGGGTGCAAGCACTGATCGACCAGCTCGGCCTCCGGTCCGCCGCCAAGACCATCATCGGCGATGAGATCCACCGCGGCGTCTCCGGCGGAGAGCGTCGCCGTGTGTCGATCGGAATCGACATCATCCACGACCCCATCATCCTCTTCCTCGACGAGCCCACGTCCGGCCTCGATTCCACCAGCGCTTTCATGGTCGTCAAGGTGTTACAGAGGATTGCTCACAGCGGAAGCATAGTGATCATGTCGGTGCACCAGCCGAGCTACCGGATCCTGTGTCTTCTCGATCGCCTTCTTTTCCTCTCCCGCGGACAGACGGTGTACAGCGGTCCGCCTGACGGCATCCCCCGGTTCTTCGCCGACTTCGGCCACCCGATCCCCGACAACGAAAACCCGACAGAGTTCGCGCTCGACCTCATCCGCGAGTCTGAGGGCACTCCGGACGGTGCGAAGCCCCTCGTCGACTTCAACAAGTCGCGCCAGAACACACAACTCGCCCTGACTACCGCCGAGGAGTCGTCTGTTTCTCTCAAAGACGCCATCAGCGCCAGCATCTCTCGCGGCAAGCTCGTCTCCGGCGCGACAGACAGGACGACGTCTGCCTCGTCCGTCCAGAAGCACGCCAATCCGTTCTGGATCGAGATGGCGGTGCTCACCAAGCGGTCGTTCACCAACACCAAGCGGATGCCGGAGCTGTTCGCCATCCGCCTCGGCGCAGTGCTCGTAACCGGATTCATCCTGGCCACCATCTTCTGGCGGCTCGACAACTCGCCCAAGGGCGTGCAGGAGCGGCTCGGCTTCTTCGCCATAGCCATGTCCACCATGTTCTACACGTGCGCCGACGCACTACCCGTCTTCCTCCAGGAGCGCAACATCTTCATGCGAGAGACGGCGTACAATGCCTACCGCCGCTCCTCCTACGTCCTCTCGCATGCCATCGTCGGCTTCCCGCCGCTGATCCTCCTGTCCATCGCCTTCGCCTTGACCACCTTCTTCGCCGTCGGCCTCGCTGGGGGCACGCAGGGGTTCTTATTCTTCGTGCTGATCGTCCTGGCCTCCTTCTGGGCAGGCAGCGGCTTCGTCACCTTCCTCTCCGGCGTGGTGACGCACGTCATGCTAGGTTACACCGTCGTCGTCGCCATACTGGCCTACTTCCTACTCTTCAGTGGCTTCTTCATCACCAGAGACCGCATTCACGACTACTGGATCTGGTTCCACTACATGTCGCTGGTCAAGTACCCCTACGAGGCCGTGATGCAGAACGAGTTCGACGACCCGCACAAGTGCTTCGCCCGAGGCGTTCAGATGTTCGACAACACACCGCTGGGTGGCTTGCCGGACGCGATGAAGCTGAACGTGCTCAAGTCCATGAGCAATTCCCTGGGGGCGAACATCACCGGCACCACCTGCATCACCACCGGCACAGACATCCTGAAGCAACAGAGCATCACTCAGCTCGACAAGTGGGAGTGCCTGTGGGTTACAGTGGCGTGGGGCTTCCTCTTTAGGTTCCTCTTCTACATCGC